One Actinopolymorpha sp. NPDC004070 DNA segment encodes these proteins:
- a CDS encoding TetR/AcrR family transcriptional regulator produces the protein MSSDDDHVPAPLRRLWRIPEPSRLGRPAALDVDQVVAAAVEIADREGLAGVTLPRVGKKLGFTGMSLYRHVGSKDELLALMADSALGSPPPIDPQDWRAGLRTWAFAQRSVFRRRPWLTRIPATGPPAGPHQIAWMEAALTAVSGTSLDWGPKVGILSLISDYVAQSVRRSGEFAESRPEGLGQVEAERAYGRALERLVEPGRFPQMARLFASGLFETPAPDTPDAAADDADFAFGLELILDGVAGRVEPSGS, from the coding sequence ATGAGCAGCGACGACGACCACGTGCCGGCGCCGCTGCGCCGGCTGTGGCGAATCCCCGAGCCCTCCCGGCTCGGGCGGCCCGCCGCTCTCGACGTCGACCAGGTGGTCGCCGCGGCGGTGGAGATCGCCGACCGTGAGGGCCTGGCCGGCGTGACCCTTCCCCGGGTCGGCAAGAAGCTCGGCTTCACGGGGATGTCGCTCTACCGGCACGTCGGGTCCAAGGACGAACTGCTCGCCCTGATGGCCGACTCGGCCCTGGGTTCGCCGCCGCCGATCGACCCGCAGGACTGGCGGGCAGGGCTGCGTACGTGGGCGTTCGCGCAGCGCTCGGTGTTCCGGCGTCGGCCGTGGCTGACCCGGATACCGGCCACCGGACCGCCCGCGGGACCGCACCAGATCGCCTGGATGGAGGCCGCGCTGACCGCGGTGTCCGGCACCAGCCTGGACTGGGGGCCCAAGGTGGGCATCCTGTCGCTGATCAGCGATTACGTCGCGCAGTCGGTACGCAGGTCAGGTGAGTTCGCCGAGAGCAGGCCCGAGGGGCTGGGGCAGGTCGAGGCCGAGCGGGCGTACGGCCGGGCGCTGGAACGCCTCGTCGAGCCGGGGCGGTTTCCACAGATGGCCCGGCTGTTCGCGTCGGGACTGTTCGAGACTCCGGCGCCGGACACCCCCGACGCGGCCGCGGACGACGCCGACTTCGCGTTCGGGCTCGAGCTCATCCTGGACGGGGTCGCCGGAAGGGTCGAGCCCTCCGGCTCGTGA
- a CDS encoding DUF418 domain-containing protein has translation MGDTINVDVAPSTRRGPVRPAERALAPDLARGAMLLIIAVANVAGVVFAGEPGLDTTPHGAERILNFWLFDLVHARGYPVFAVMFGYGIVQLARRQEAAGATPRSVRSVLLRRNAWLVVFGLAHAALLYYGDFLGAYGIVGIVMTLVLLRRGDRFHRIVLAIWALTLVEVTVFAVLVVSRLTGGASGSAGLPPKHIDSLAAASYPASVLDRLGEWPAHTLTVLPFIVITWLGMWAARRRVLEEPARHRTLLGWTAFAGLGIAVAGGLPAALVSAGWLHADESVAALALTLHGASGMFAGPGYVALFGLIAARVATTTGPGPVVGALSALGRRSLSGYLTQSVAWLVLLAPFTIALGGRFGSPTVTGLVVAVAVWLGTVVAADRLDRRGRPGPAEFVLRRLTYGPRDGRP, from the coding sequence ATGGGGGACACCATCAACGTCGACGTCGCACCCTCGACCCGAAGAGGGCCGGTCCGGCCCGCCGAACGCGCCCTCGCGCCCGACCTCGCGCGGGGAGCGATGCTGCTGATCATCGCCGTGGCCAACGTCGCGGGAGTCGTCTTCGCCGGCGAGCCCGGCCTGGACACCACACCGCACGGCGCCGAGCGCATCCTCAACTTCTGGCTCTTCGACCTCGTGCACGCCCGCGGCTATCCCGTCTTCGCGGTGATGTTCGGCTACGGGATCGTCCAGCTCGCCCGGCGCCAGGAAGCCGCGGGCGCCACACCCCGGTCCGTCCGCTCGGTGCTGCTGCGCCGCAACGCCTGGCTCGTCGTCTTCGGGCTCGCGCACGCCGCCCTGCTGTACTACGGCGACTTCCTCGGCGCCTACGGCATCGTCGGGATCGTGATGACGCTGGTGCTGTTGCGCCGCGGCGACCGCTTCCACCGGATCGTGCTCGCGATCTGGGCGCTCACCCTGGTGGAGGTCACGGTCTTCGCGGTGCTGGTGGTGAGCCGCCTCACCGGAGGTGCGAGCGGCTCCGCGGGCCTCCCGCCCAAGCACATCGACTCACTCGCCGCGGCGAGTTACCCGGCGTCCGTGCTGGACCGCCTCGGCGAGTGGCCCGCGCACACGCTGACCGTGCTGCCGTTCATCGTCATCACCTGGCTGGGAATGTGGGCCGCGCGCCGCCGCGTCCTCGAGGAGCCCGCCCGGCACCGGACCCTGCTCGGGTGGACCGCCTTCGCCGGACTGGGGATCGCCGTCGCCGGGGGCCTGCCCGCCGCGCTGGTCTCCGCCGGCTGGCTGCACGCCGACGAGTCGGTCGCAGCCCTGGCGCTCACCCTGCACGGCGCCAGCGGCATGTTCGCCGGGCCGGGTTACGTGGCGCTGTTCGGGCTGATCGCCGCGCGCGTGGCCACGACCACCGGGCCCGGACCGGTCGTCGGCGCCCTCTCCGCCCTGGGCCGGCGCTCGCTGTCGGGATACCTCACCCAGTCGGTGGCCTGGCTCGTCCTGCTGGCTCCGTTCACGATCGCCCTGGGCGGCCGGTTCGGCAGCCCCACCGTCACCGGCCTGGTGGTCGCGGTCGCCGTCTGGCTCGGGACCGTCGTGGCCGCGGACCGGCTCGACCGCCGCGGCCGTCCGGGGCCGGCGGAGTTCGTGCTCCGCAGGCTGACGTACGGACCTCGCGACGGCCGGCCGTAG
- a CDS encoding aldo/keto reductase — translation MTNQQTGSLKQTGTFQRTGNSPTTSPSLARRLGRTDIEPSALGLGCWAIGGPFTMFGQPDGWGEVDDEESVRAIRRALDFGVTFFDTADAYGTGHSERVLGRALGADRERVAVATKFGYTYDEERRDLTGSDTSPAYVRRACEASLRRLGTDYIDLYQLHVGDLPASEALGVMETLEDLVAAGTIRAYGWSTDDPERAEFFASGTHCAAVMHDLNLFRPATELLATCARHDLTSINRTPLAMGLLTGKYGRGSQLPADDVRTVATWQPWFDRGRPSPPLLTKLDGVREILRSGGRTLAQGALAWIWGSSDRTIPIPGFRSVAQVEDNAGALAHGPLTPSQVAEVNALLRGPDDATA, via the coding sequence ATGACGAACCAGCAGACCGGTTCTCTCAAGCAGACCGGCACCTTCCAGCGGACCGGCAACTCCCCCACCACCAGCCCCTCCCTCGCCCGGCGGCTCGGCCGTACCGACATCGAACCCAGCGCCCTCGGCCTGGGCTGCTGGGCGATCGGCGGGCCGTTCACGATGTTCGGCCAGCCCGACGGCTGGGGGGAGGTGGACGACGAGGAGTCGGTGCGCGCGATCCGGCGCGCGCTCGACTTCGGCGTGACCTTCTTCGACACCGCCGACGCGTACGGCACCGGGCACAGCGAACGCGTGCTCGGCCGGGCGCTCGGCGCCGACCGGGAGCGGGTCGCGGTGGCCACGAAGTTCGGCTACACCTACGACGAGGAACGCCGCGACCTGACCGGCAGCGACACCTCACCGGCGTACGTCCGGCGCGCCTGCGAGGCTTCGCTGCGGCGCCTGGGCACCGACTACATCGACCTGTACCAGCTCCACGTCGGCGACCTGCCGGCGAGCGAGGCGCTCGGAGTCATGGAGACGCTGGAGGACCTCGTGGCCGCCGGCACCATCCGGGCGTACGGCTGGAGCACCGACGACCCCGAACGCGCGGAGTTCTTCGCTTCCGGCACCCACTGCGCGGCGGTCATGCACGACCTCAACCTGTTCCGCCCGGCCACCGAACTGCTCGCCACCTGCGCCCGGCACGACCTGACCAGCATCAACCGGACACCGCTGGCGATGGGCCTGCTCACCGGGAAGTACGGCCGGGGTTCCCAGCTTCCGGCCGACGACGTACGCACGGTCGCGACCTGGCAGCCGTGGTTCGACCGGGGCCGGCCCTCGCCCCCGCTGCTGACGAAGCTGGACGGCGTACGCGAGATCCTGCGCAGCGGCGGCCGGACGCTCGCCCAGGGCGCCCTGGCCTGGATCTGGGGCAGCAGCGACCGGACGATCCCGATCCCCGGCTTCCGCTCGGTCGCCCAGGTGGAGGACAACGCGGGCGCGCTGGCGCACGGTCCGCTCACCCCGTCGCAGGTCGCCGAGGTGAACGCCCTGCTACGCGGTCCCGACGACGCGACAGCGTGA
- a CDS encoding RpiB/LacA/LacB family sugar-phosphate isomerase, translating to MRISVSSDMAAGVADALVADLRRRGHDVLAHGALNPGDDGDRDDWAWASEAAARDVAEGRADQAVVCCWTGTGASIAANKVPGVRAALCADAYTATGARRWNDANALALSLRVVSEPLLAEILDAWFEGEPSEEADDRANVAHVDAIAGA from the coding sequence ATGCGCATATCGGTGTCCTCCGACATGGCGGCCGGCGTCGCCGACGCACTGGTCGCCGACCTTCGCCGCCGCGGCCACGACGTGCTGGCCCACGGCGCGCTCAACCCCGGCGACGACGGCGACCGTGACGACTGGGCCTGGGCCAGCGAGGCGGCGGCCCGCGACGTCGCCGAGGGCCGCGCCGACCAGGCCGTGGTGTGCTGCTGGACCGGCACCGGCGCCTCGATCGCGGCCAACAAGGTGCCCGGGGTGCGGGCCGCGTTGTGCGCCGACGCCTACACCGCCACCGGGGCCCGGCGCTGGAACGACGCGAACGCCCTCGCGCTCAGCCTGCGGGTGGTCTCCGAGCCGCTGCTGGCCGAGATCCTGGACGCGTGGTTCGAGGGAGAGCCGAGCGAGGAGGCCGACGACCGGGCCAACGTCGCCCACGTCGACGCCATCGCGGGCGCCTGA
- the gndA gene encoding NADP-dependent phosphogluconate dehydrogenase, with protein MTETTTEPGGTAAKPEPSEKEASVQTPETPDKADIAVTGLATMGRNLARNLARNGHTVAVHNRTRKRTDSLIAEYADEGNFIACESLADVVRNLKRPRKVIVMVQAGAGTDEVIDQLAELLEPGDILVDGGNAHFIDTRRRESALRERGLHFVGTGISGGEEGALNGPSIMPGGTAEAYKTLGPILESISAHVDGTPCCTHVGADGAGHFVKMVHNGIEYADMQLIGESYDLLRTVLDKTPDELAEIFRTWNTGDLESFLIEITADVLAAKDPRGGDGSFIDKVLDQTEQKGTGRWTVQIALDLGTPVSGIAEAVFARSVSGHAEQRDAARGVLEGPSQKAAGETVDNPDQFVEDVRRALYASKVVAYAQGFDMIRAGAEAYDWNIDLGAMATIWRGGCIIRARFLDRIREAYEKTPDLPSLLVDPYFARTVNEGQEAWRRVVATAAAAGVPVPGFGAALSYFDALRRDRLPAALLQGLRDLFGAHTYRRTDAEGSFHLEWSGDRSETEV; from the coding sequence ATGACCGAAACGACGACCGAGCCCGGCGGCACAGCCGCGAAGCCGGAGCCGTCCGAGAAGGAGGCGTCCGTGCAGACGCCTGAAACGCCGGACAAGGCCGACATCGCGGTGACCGGCCTGGCCACCATGGGGCGCAACCTGGCCCGCAACCTCGCGCGGAACGGCCACACGGTCGCGGTGCACAACCGCACTCGCAAGCGCACCGACTCCCTGATCGCGGAGTACGCCGACGAGGGCAACTTCATCGCCTGTGAGTCGCTCGCCGACGTGGTCCGCAACCTCAAGCGTCCGCGCAAGGTCATCGTGATGGTGCAGGCCGGCGCCGGCACCGACGAGGTCATCGACCAACTGGCGGAGCTGCTGGAGCCGGGCGACATCCTGGTCGACGGCGGCAACGCCCACTTCATCGACACCCGGCGGCGCGAGTCGGCGCTGCGCGAACGCGGCCTGCACTTCGTCGGCACCGGTATCTCCGGCGGCGAGGAGGGCGCGCTGAACGGCCCGAGCATCATGCCCGGCGGCACCGCCGAGGCCTACAAGACGCTCGGACCGATCCTGGAGTCGATCTCCGCCCACGTCGACGGCACGCCGTGCTGCACCCACGTCGGCGCCGACGGCGCCGGGCACTTCGTGAAGATGGTGCACAACGGCATCGAGTACGCCGACATGCAGCTGATCGGCGAGTCGTACGACTTGCTGCGTACCGTCCTGGACAAGACGCCCGACGAGCTCGCCGAGATCTTCCGGACGTGGAACACCGGCGACCTGGAGTCGTTCCTGATCGAGATCACCGCCGACGTCCTCGCCGCGAAGGACCCGCGTGGTGGCGATGGCTCGTTCATCGACAAGGTGCTCGACCAGACCGAGCAGAAGGGCACCGGCCGCTGGACGGTGCAGATCGCGCTCGACCTCGGCACCCCCGTGTCCGGCATCGCCGAGGCGGTCTTCGCGCGCTCGGTGTCCGGCCACGCCGAGCAGCGCGACGCTGCCCGTGGCGTCCTCGAAGGGCCGTCGCAGAAGGCGGCCGGCGAGACGGTCGACAACCCCGACCAGTTCGTCGAGGACGTGCGCCGCGCGCTGTACGCGTCGAAGGTGGTCGCCTACGCGCAGGGCTTCGACATGATCCGGGCCGGTGCCGAGGCGTACGACTGGAACATCGACCTCGGCGCGATGGCCACCATCTGGCGCGGCGGCTGCATCATCCGGGCACGGTTCCTGGACCGGATCCGCGAGGCGTACGAGAAGACGCCGGACCTGCCGTCGCTGCTGGTCGACCCGTACTTCGCCCGTACGGTCAACGAGGGCCAGGAGGCCTGGCGCCGGGTGGTCGCGACCGCGGCCGCCGCGGGTGTCCCGGTGCCCGGGTTCGGTGCCGCGCTGTCCTACTTCGACGCGCTGCGCCGCGACCGGCTGCCGGCAGCGCTGCTGCAGGGGCTGCGCGACCTGTTCGGTGCGCACACCTACCGCCGGACCGACGCCGAGGGCTCGTTCCACCTCGAGTGGTCGGGCGACCGGTCCGAGACCGAGGTCTGA
- a CDS encoding anhydro-N-acetylmuramic acid kinase, with translation MQTESGRDPRTPGAGRGAGPVTRVVGLMSGTSYDGIDVAAADLAFDGTTIVLRPLGALAHPLDPDIRELIGATLPPAPTSMADVCRLDTVLGQAFGEAAARGVEELAGGRADLVVSHGQTLFHWIDDGRARGTLQLGRPAWIAERTGVPVVSDLRSRDITRGGQGAPLVSILDVLLLPPGPTACAALNLGGIANLTLVRPDGGVLAYDLGPANALVDLACRRYFDQPYDVDGQIAASGSVSEKLLAALLDEPYFRRTPPKSTGKELFHGGYLDAALLGVPDLPSDDVVATVTELTARLVATECATHRIGELVVSGGGVRNTWLMRRIRELTGAAVRIRPIDDLGLPSDAKEAYAFALLGFLTFHGVTGTVPACTGADAATVLGSITPGHNPLRLPEPPGVVPTRLRIEPPVARGSKA, from the coding sequence GTGCAGACGGAGTCAGGGCGCGACCCCCGGACCCCCGGCGCGGGGCGGGGCGCGGGACCGGTGACCCGGGTGGTCGGCCTGATGTCCGGTACGTCGTACGACGGAATCGACGTGGCGGCCGCGGACCTCGCCTTCGACGGGACCACGATCGTGCTCCGCCCCCTCGGCGCGCTGGCCCACCCCCTGGACCCCGACATCCGCGAGCTGATCGGCGCCACCCTGCCGCCCGCGCCGACCTCGATGGCGGACGTGTGCCGGCTGGACACCGTGCTCGGCCAGGCGTTCGGCGAGGCGGCCGCCCGCGGCGTGGAGGAGCTGGCCGGTGGCCGGGCCGACCTGGTCGTGTCCCACGGCCAGACGCTGTTCCACTGGATCGACGACGGCCGGGCCCGCGGCACCCTGCAACTCGGCCGGCCCGCCTGGATCGCCGAACGCACCGGCGTTCCCGTCGTCTCCGACCTGCGCAGTCGCGACATCACCCGGGGCGGGCAGGGCGCGCCGCTGGTGAGCATCCTCGACGTCCTGCTGCTGCCGCCGGGGCCGACGGCGTGCGCGGCTCTCAACCTCGGCGGGATCGCCAACCTGACGCTGGTCCGGCCCGACGGCGGTGTCCTGGCGTACGACCTAGGGCCGGCCAACGCGCTCGTCGACCTCGCCTGCCGGCGCTACTTCGACCAGCCGTACGACGTCGACGGGCAGATCGCGGCGTCCGGTTCGGTGAGCGAGAAGCTGCTCGCCGCGCTGCTGGACGAGCCGTACTTCCGCCGTACGCCGCCCAAGTCGACCGGCAAGGAACTGTTCCACGGCGGCTACCTCGACGCCGCGCTGCTCGGCGTCCCCGACCTGCCGTCGGACGACGTCGTGGCCACGGTCACCGAGCTGACCGCCCGGCTGGTGGCGACCGAGTGCGCCACCCACCGGATCGGTGAGCTGGTCGTGTCGGGCGGCGGGGTCCGGAACACGTGGCTGATGCGTCGGATCCGGGAACTGACCGGCGCCGCGGTGCGGATCCGGCCGATCGACGACCTGGGACTCCCGTCGGACGCGAAGGAGGCCTATGCCTTCGCCCTGTTGGGCTTCCTCACCTTCCACGGGGTGACCGGAACGGTCCCGGCCTGCACCGGTGCGGACGCGGCGACCGTCCTCGGGAGCATCACTCCCGGTCACAACCCGCTCCGACTCCCCGAACCACCCGGCGTGGTACCGACCCGACTGCGGATCGAGCCGCCCGTAGCGAGAGGATCGAAGGCATGA
- a CDS encoding metalloregulator ArsR/SmtB family transcription factor, translating to MHAFDVLGDPVRRRILELLADGEQSAGAIVETIRAEFGISQPAVSQHLRVLRENGFANVRADGTRRLYAVDAAPLREVDEWLERYRRFWTQRLDALGTELRRGRRGTDT from the coding sequence GTGCACGCCTTCGACGTCCTCGGCGATCCCGTACGACGGCGCATCCTCGAACTCCTCGCCGACGGCGAGCAGTCCGCCGGCGCGATCGTGGAGACGATCCGGGCGGAGTTCGGGATCAGCCAGCCGGCGGTGTCCCAGCACCTGCGGGTCCTCCGCGAGAACGGCTTCGCGAACGTCCGGGCCGATGGCACCCGTCGCCTGTACGCCGTCGACGCCGCGCCGCTGCGCGAGGTGGACGAGTGGCTTGAGCGATACCGGCGGTTCTGGACGCAGCGGCTGGACGCGCTCGGGACCGAGCTCCGCCGAGGGCGGCGCGGCACCGACACCTGA
- a CDS encoding YafY family protein, giving the protein MSPNSSPAERPHPTTRVLALLELLQAHHRLGGAELAERLGVDQRTVRRYATRLSEFGVPVEAERGRYGGYRLRAGYKLPPLMFTDDEATAVVLGLVAARAAGLSTTTTATATESALAKISRVLPDAVRDRVTAVQETLGLTRPARTDEVPPTAVVLTLASAARRRRRVHLTYAGRGGERSERDLDPYGLVVDRGRWYVTGHDHRRDEVRTFRVDRILAATPTGVGFEAPADFDPVARVSESLARVPWAHEVEVVLDAPLDDVRRRVPATLATLTEVDGGVLLTMRAERLSGAALMLAGLGWPFEVRRPEELRAEVRALGEALQSYAGRGA; this is encoded by the coding sequence ATGTCGCCGAACTCCTCCCCCGCCGAGCGACCGCACCCCACGACCCGGGTCCTCGCGCTGCTCGAACTTCTGCAGGCCCACCACCGGCTGGGCGGCGCCGAGCTGGCCGAGCGGCTGGGCGTCGACCAGCGCACCGTCCGTCGGTACGCCACCCGGCTGAGCGAGTTCGGCGTGCCCGTGGAGGCCGAGCGCGGCCGCTACGGCGGCTATCGCCTGCGCGCGGGCTACAAGCTGCCTCCGCTGATGTTCACCGACGACGAGGCCACCGCCGTCGTGCTCGGACTCGTCGCGGCGCGCGCCGCCGGGCTGTCCACCACCACGACGGCGACCGCCACCGAGAGCGCGCTGGCCAAGATCTCCCGCGTCCTGCCCGACGCGGTGCGCGACCGGGTGACCGCCGTGCAGGAGACCCTCGGCCTGACCCGGCCGGCCCGGACCGACGAGGTGCCGCCGACCGCGGTGGTGCTCACCCTCGCCTCCGCCGCGCGGCGCCGGCGACGGGTGCACCTGACCTACGCCGGTCGCGGCGGCGAGCGGTCCGAGCGCGACCTCGACCCGTACGGCCTGGTCGTCGACCGGGGCAGGTGGTACGTCACCGGCCACGACCACCGGCGCGACGAGGTGCGCACCTTCCGGGTGGACCGGATCCTCGCGGCGACCCCGACCGGCGTCGGCTTCGAGGCGCCGGCCGACTTCGATCCGGTCGCCCGGGTGAGCGAGTCGCTGGCCCGGGTCCCGTGGGCGCACGAGGTCGAGGTCGTCCTGGACGCGCCACTGGACGACGTACGCCGGCGGGTCCCCGCGACGCTGGCCACGTTGACGGAGGTGGACGGCGGGGTGCTGCTGACCATGCGGGCCGAACGCCTCTCCGGTGCCGCGCTGATGCTGGCCGGGCTCGGCTGGCCGTTCGAGGTGCGCCGACCGGAGGAGTTGCGCGCCGAGGTGCGGGCGCTCGGTGAGGCGCTGCAGTCGTACGCCGGCCGCGGTGCCTGA
- a CDS encoding alpha/beta hydrolase: protein MATYVLVAGNWLGAWAWSGVTARLRADGHDVHPVTLTGLGDREHLASPEVDLDTHVADVVHTIEYADLHEVILVGHSYGGFPVTGAAERVTDRIARLVYVESGPLPSGTSQLDMIEPEEREATLRRMKEREDGWLLPPPSAAELASGAPVYAGLDEAARALFTALAVPQPLNATAQPLDLADGGRRDALPHTLVTCMFPVEQVRAMVAEGHPYFAGFAGKEWTFAEVRTGHWPMLSEPERLARALAELG from the coding sequence ATGGCCACGTACGTACTCGTCGCCGGCAACTGGCTCGGCGCCTGGGCATGGTCCGGCGTCACCGCACGCCTGCGTGCCGACGGCCACGACGTCCACCCCGTCACGCTCACCGGTCTCGGCGACCGGGAACACCTCGCGTCCCCCGAGGTCGACCTGGACACCCACGTCGCCGACGTCGTGCACACGATCGAGTACGCCGACCTGCACGAGGTGATCCTGGTCGGCCACAGCTACGGCGGCTTCCCGGTGACGGGTGCGGCCGAGCGGGTGACCGACCGGATCGCGCGCCTGGTCTACGTCGAGAGCGGCCCACTGCCGAGCGGGACGTCGCAGCTGGACATGATCGAGCCGGAGGAACGCGAGGCGACGCTGCGGCGGATGAAGGAACGCGAGGACGGCTGGCTCCTTCCGCCGCCGTCGGCGGCCGAACTCGCCTCCGGCGCGCCGGTGTACGCCGGACTCGACGAGGCGGCCCGGGCGTTGTTCACCGCCCTGGCGGTCCCGCAGCCGCTCAACGCCACCGCCCAGCCGCTCGACCTCGCCGACGGCGGCCGCCGCGACGCTCTGCCGCACACCCTGGTCACCTGCATGTTTCCCGTGGAACAGGTGCGGGCCATGGTCGCCGAGGGACATCCGTACTTCGCCGGGTTCGCCGGCAAGGAGTGGACCTTCGCCGAGGTGCGGACCGGGCACTGGCCGATGCTGTCCGAACCCGAGCGGCTGGCGCGGGCGCTCGCCGAGCTCGGCTGA
- a CDS encoding aldo/keto reductase — protein sequence MRTTTLGAGGPQVGRIGLGCMGMSWAYTEADRDDAASIKVIHRALDLGVTLIDTADAYGPYSNEQLVGRALRGRRDQAVLATKVGLVPDGNRQLHRNARPEYIRGAIEGSLARLGVDHVDLYQLHRVDPAVPLAESWGTLAELVTQGKVRAIGLSEATLEEIKEAQAIHPVASVQSELSLWTRGQLDEILPYTEEQGIAFLPFSPLGRGFLTGAITSAADLPEGDMRKQLPRFQGEAFDANQALVAKVRAVAERVGATPGQVALAWVAAQGQYVLPIPGTKRLRYLEENAAAGDLELPADALAELDALPPAVGDRYGSAFAGASTAGASTGSR from the coding sequence ATGCGAACGACGACGCTCGGAGCCGGAGGTCCGCAGGTCGGCAGGATCGGGCTGGGCTGCATGGGGATGTCCTGGGCGTACACCGAGGCCGACCGTGACGACGCGGCCTCGATCAAGGTGATCCATCGCGCGCTCGACCTCGGCGTCACGCTGATCGACACCGCCGACGCGTACGGCCCATACTCCAACGAGCAGCTCGTCGGCCGGGCGCTGCGCGGCCGGCGCGACCAGGCGGTGCTCGCCACCAAGGTCGGGCTGGTCCCGGACGGCAACCGCCAGCTCCACCGCAACGCCCGCCCGGAGTACATCCGCGGCGCGATCGAGGGCAGCCTCGCCCGTCTGGGTGTCGACCACGTGGACCTCTACCAGCTGCACCGCGTCGACCCGGCCGTCCCGCTGGCGGAGAGCTGGGGCACGCTCGCCGAGCTGGTGACGCAGGGCAAGGTCCGCGCGATCGGCCTGTCCGAGGCGACGCTGGAGGAGATCAAGGAGGCGCAGGCGATCCATCCGGTGGCCAGCGTCCAGTCCGAACTCTCGCTGTGGACCCGCGGCCAGCTCGACGAGATCCTCCCCTACACCGAGGAGCAGGGTATCGCCTTCCTGCCGTTCTCCCCGCTCGGGCGCGGGTTCCTCACCGGCGCGATCACCTCCGCGGCCGACCTGCCCGAAGGCGACATGCGCAAGCAGTTGCCGCGCTTCCAGGGTGAGGCGTTCGACGCCAACCAGGCACTGGTGGCGAAGGTGCGCGCGGTGGCCGAACGCGTCGGTGCCACGCCCGGCCAGGTCGCCCTCGCCTGGGTGGCCGCCCAGGGGCAGTACGTCCTACCGATCCCCGGCACCAAGCGGCTGCGCTACCTCGAGGAGAACGCCGCCGCGGGCGACCTGGAGCTGCCGGCCGACGCGCTGGCCGAGCTGGACGCGTTGCCGCCCGCGGTCGGCGACCGGTACGGCTCGGCGTTCGCCGGGGCCTCGACCGCAGGGGCCTCGACCGGCTCCAGGTAG
- a CDS encoding alpha/beta hydrolase produces MSASAANATTDLVVDTGPVPIAVRDFGGSGRPLLLLHGAGANLAAWTSFAPLLTPDFRVVAPDLRGHGRSGDGPWTWTDALADVEAVADHLGLAEPIVVGHSLGGCLAAWWGRSHPDCPAVVDLDGHRGAETAPDNYPGLDPDRLARELAALSQLFTDQAAAMAEPLAPKQVAAMREHLLATMTAMGLPAEQANEVFDRGLVVRDGQTFLRPEAETVRAIRPLLRDGDVLETLYEVRCPTLLCVATKDLPAAQGFGDLMAAYRRGLDRDLDRLAAANPAITVNRLDTSHAMPLEQPALVAGLIREFVAAHA; encoded by the coding sequence ATGTCCGCGTCTGCCGCCAACGCCACAACGGATCTCGTGGTCGACACCGGCCCCGTACCCATTGCCGTACGAGACTTCGGCGGAAGCGGCCGCCCGCTGCTCCTGTTGCACGGTGCGGGTGCCAACCTCGCCGCCTGGACGTCGTTCGCGCCGCTGCTGACTCCCGACTTCCGCGTCGTCGCCCCGGACCTGCGCGGGCACGGGCGTTCCGGCGACGGGCCGTGGACCTGGACCGACGCCCTCGCCGACGTGGAGGCGGTGGCCGACCACCTCGGTCTGGCCGAGCCGATCGTCGTCGGCCACTCCCTGGGCGGATGCCTGGCCGCATGGTGGGGGCGCAGCCACCCCGACTGCCCGGCGGTCGTGGACCTGGACGGGCACCGCGGCGCCGAGACCGCTCCGGACAACTACCCGGGTCTCGATCCCGACCGCCTTGCCCGCGAGCTCGCCGCCCTGTCCCAGCTCTTCACCGACCAGGCCGCGGCGATGGCCGAGCCGCTCGCGCCGAAGCAGGTCGCGGCGATGCGCGAGCACCTGCTCGCCACGATGACCGCGATGGGCCTGCCGGCCGAGCAGGCGAACGAGGTGTTCGACCGGGGCCTGGTCGTGCGCGACGGGCAGACCTTCCTGCGGCCGGAAGCGGAGACCGTCCGCGCGATCCGGCCGCTGCTGCGCGACGGCGACGTGCTGGAGACGCTGTACGAGGTGCGCTGCCCCACTCTGCTGTGCGTGGCGACGAAGGATCTCCCCGCCGCGCAGGGGTTCGGCGACCTGATGGCGGCGTACCGGCGAGGACTCGACCGCGACCTCGACCGGTTGGCGGCCGCCAACCCCGCCATCACCGTCAACCGACTGGACACCAGCCACGCGATGCCACTGGAGCAGCCGGCCCTGGTCGCCGGGCTCATCCGCGAGTTCGTCGCCGCCCACGCCTGA